The Sphingopyxis fribergensis genome contains a region encoding:
- a CDS encoding YeiH family protein, with protein sequence MRHAHWNGLQSRGDLFGELHLAQTMAGTAPKGSLFPGLAACAVAAAAAAWLSDHYGFPIILLGLLVGLALNFISANVATHRGLDFASRTFLRIGIVVLGLQVTFLQIAVLGPVPFAALIVIMTLTMGAGFLGARLSGQTPYAGLLAGGATAICGASAALALYGVIGRQRLPQAQFALTLVGVSLASALAMTIYPLLAARFGLSDAQAGFLIGASIHDVAQAIGGGYAFSDAAGASATIVKLARVALLAPVVALVGLLLKPEDGSEQRIWRRIALPWFIVAFFAMVTLNSFAPIPEAVRGGALTASKALLLLAVTATAMRTRMDLLLDMGWRAGVPVLLASLTSFAVSLLFALAIV encoded by the coding sequence ATGCGCCACGCGCATTGGAACGGTCTGCAGAGCCGCGGCGACCTGTTCGGCGAATTGCACCTTGCCCAGACCATGGCCGGGACGGCGCCCAAGGGCAGCCTGTTCCCCGGCTTGGCCGCCTGTGCGGTGGCGGCGGCGGCGGCGGCATGGCTGTCCGACCATTATGGTTTTCCGATCATCCTGCTCGGCCTCCTCGTCGGGCTGGCGCTCAATTTCATCTCGGCGAACGTGGCGACGCACCGCGGGCTCGATTTCGCCTCGCGGACCTTCCTGCGCATCGGCATCGTCGTGCTGGGCCTGCAGGTCACGTTCCTGCAGATCGCGGTTCTCGGCCCGGTACCGTTCGCGGCGCTGATCGTCATCATGACATTGACGATGGGCGCCGGATTTCTGGGCGCGCGATTGTCGGGGCAGACGCCCTATGCCGGGCTGCTCGCCGGCGGCGCGACCGCGATCTGCGGCGCAAGCGCGGCGCTCGCGCTTTACGGGGTGATCGGACGGCAACGATTACCGCAAGCGCAGTTCGCATTGACCCTGGTCGGCGTCTCGCTTGCGAGCGCGCTCGCGATGACAATTTATCCCCTGCTCGCCGCGCGCTTCGGGCTGAGCGATGCGCAGGCGGGGTTCCTGATCGGTGCGTCGATCCACGACGTCGCGCAGGCGATCGGCGGCGGCTATGCCTTTTCCGATGCCGCGGGGGCGAGCGCGACGATCGTCAAGCTCGCACGCGTCGCGCTGCTCGCGCCGGTGGTCGCACTCGTCGGGCTGCTCCTCAAGCCCGAGGACGGCAGCGAGCAGCGCATCTGGCGGCGCATCGCCCTGCCCTGGTTCATCGTCGCTTTCTTTGCGATGGTCACGCTGAACAGTTTTGCGCCGATCCCCGAAGCCGTGCGCGGCGGCGCGCTGACCGCGTCGAAGGCGCTGCTGCTGCTCGCGGTCACCGCGACCGCGATGCGGACGCGGATGGACCTGCTGCTCGACATGGGGTGGCGCGCGGGCGTTCCGGTGTTGCTCGCCTCGCTGACGAGCTTTGCCGTGTCGCTGCTGTTCGCGCTCGCGATCGTCTAA
- a CDS encoding amidohydrolase family protein, translating to MRSLLLSLALLIPLAPAFGQDQLFDTHVHLWNGEASIKDYQAQLKAANRSVDAFGAMWFGGPNQALAGNPADIRKRNDRLIALAAKHKDMIPIATVHPYDGDAALAEVDRVAARGVKLLKIHPHTQKFDAADPRVLTLVKRAGAAGLIVVMDNANILPGDSEKLFNLALAAPKTKFIFAHMGGMNFRFWNILALARTAENLFAENIYFDISASVILAANSPIEAEYVWTIRNVGVDHVLLASDFPQISLPKTLEAFAKLDLTDEERAKIRSGNARKLLGL from the coding sequence ATGCGAAGCCTGCTGCTTTCCCTCGCCCTGCTGATCCCGCTCGCGCCCGCGTTCGGGCAAGACCAGCTCTTCGATACCCACGTCCACCTCTGGAATGGCGAGGCGTCGATCAAGGACTATCAGGCGCAGCTCAAGGCCGCGAACCGTTCGGTCGACGCCTTCGGCGCCATGTGGTTCGGCGGCCCCAATCAGGCGCTCGCCGGCAACCCCGCCGACATCCGCAAACGTAATGATCGGCTGATCGCGCTCGCCGCGAAGCACAAAGACATGATCCCCATCGCCACCGTCCACCCCTATGATGGCGACGCCGCGCTCGCCGAGGTCGACCGTGTCGCCGCGCGCGGGGTGAAACTGCTCAAGATCCACCCGCATACGCAGAAATTCGACGCCGCCGACCCGCGCGTGCTGACGCTGGTCAAGCGCGCGGGCGCGGCGGGGCTGATCGTCGTGATGGATAATGCGAACATCCTCCCCGGCGACAGTGAGAAGCTGTTCAACCTCGCGCTCGCGGCGCCGAAGACGAAATTCATCTTCGCGCATATGGGCGGGATGAACTTTCGCTTCTGGAACATCCTCGCGCTCGCGCGCACCGCCGAAAATCTGTTCGCCGAGAATATTTATTTCGACATTTCGGCGAGCGTCATCCTCGCCGCGAACTCGCCGATCGAGGCCGAATATGTCTGGACGATCCGCAACGTCGGCGTCGACCATGTGCTGCTCGCGTCGGACTTCCCGCAAATCTCGCTGCCCAAGACGCTCGAGGCCTTCGCCAAGCTCGACCTGACCGACGAAGAGCGCGCCAAGATCCGCTCGGGCAACGCGCGAAAGCTGCTGGGGCTTTAG
- a CDS encoding LacI family DNA-binding transcriptional regulator: MTRATIKDVSRVAGVSIKTVSRVLNKERYVSDDMRQKVEEAVARLNYHPSQAARTLAGKRSFQIGLIHDNPSPYYIFNMQAGVGQRCREADFRMIVQPCDINSPGLVDDIGALIDQAQLDGIIMTPPVTDVGTALAELFRRKIPVVRVQPGTDLTATSAVYIDNVQAADDMTAYLISLGHRRIGFVTGHGNYFASGQRLTGYRQALQRAGIGFDAALVFPGQFDFQSGTAAAEALLALDQPPTAIFASSDDMAAGVLAAAHRMGISVPGQLSVAGFDDTDLAQVVWPALTTIHQPIRDLGYAAADLLLEFGETIERRQLPHKLVVRGSTAAPSN, from the coding sequence ATGACCCGTGCGACAATCAAGGATGTGTCGCGCGTTGCGGGCGTGTCGATCAAGACCGTGTCGCGCGTGCTCAACAAGGAACGCTATGTCAGCGACGACATGCGGCAAAAGGTCGAGGAAGCGGTCGCGCGCCTCAATTATCACCCCAGCCAGGCGGCGCGTACGCTCGCTGGAAAACGCTCGTTTCAGATCGGGCTGATCCACGACAATCCCAGCCCCTATTATATCTTCAACATGCAAGCCGGCGTCGGGCAGCGGTGCCGCGAGGCCGACTTTCGAATGATCGTCCAGCCGTGCGACATCAACTCGCCCGGCCTTGTCGACGACATCGGCGCGCTGATCGATCAGGCGCAGCTCGACGGCATCATCATGACCCCGCCGGTAACCGATGTCGGCACCGCGCTTGCCGAATTGTTCCGCCGCAAGATTCCCGTCGTGCGCGTCCAACCGGGCACCGATTTGACCGCAACCTCGGCGGTTTACATCGACAATGTGCAGGCGGCCGACGACATGACGGCCTATCTGATCTCGCTCGGACACCGCCGCATCGGCTTCGTCACCGGGCACGGCAATTATTTCGCCAGCGGCCAGCGATTGACCGGATACCGGCAGGCGCTTCAGCGTGCGGGCATCGGCTTCGACGCCGCGCTGGTCTTTCCGGGGCAGTTTGATTTCCAGTCGGGGACCGCTGCGGCCGAGGCGCTGCTGGCGCTCGACCAGCCGCCGACCGCGATTTTCGCGAGCAGCGACGATATGGCCGCGGGCGTGCTCGCCGCAGCGCACCGCATGGGCATTTCGGTGCCCGGACAACTCTCGGTCGCGGGCTTCGACGATACCGACCTTGCGCAGGTCGTGTGGCCCGCGCTCACCACGATCCACCAGCCGATCCGCGACCTCGGCTACGCCGCCGCCGACCTGCTGCTCGAATTTGGCGAGACGATCGAGCGACGCCAGCTGCCGCACAAGCTGGTCGTGCGCGGTTCGACGGCAGCGCCGTCCAATTAA